A single window of Tenericutes bacterium MZ-XQ DNA harbors:
- a CDS encoding 30S ribosomal protein S6 yields the protein MKKYEIMYIIRPTVESENIKKIVNNFNEIFVNYNSEVQELKELGLKDLAYEIEHHKKGYYVWLLANATPEAIAEFNRVVRITEEVIRFIVVKEGE from the coding sequence ATGAAAAAATACGAAATTATGTATATCATCCGTCCAACTGTAGAAAGCGAGAACATCAAAAAGATCGTCAATAACTTTAACGAAATTTTTGTAAACTACAATAGTGAAGTTCAAGAGCTTAAAGAGTTGGGGCTAAAAGACTTAGCTTATGAGATAGAACATCACAAAAAAGGCTATTACGTTTGGTTGCTTGCTAACGCAACTCCAGAAGCAATTGCTGAATTTAACCGTGTCGTAAGAATAACTGAAGAAGTTATTCGCTTCATTGTTGTAAAGGAAGGCGAGTAA
- a CDS encoding 30S ribosomal protein S12: MPTIQQLVKKGRTSKKYKSKSPALGYGYNSLQKSESDYTSPQKRGVCTRVTTMTPKKPNSALRKYARVRLSNQTEVTAYIPGIGHSLQEHSVVLIRGGRVKDLPGVRYHIVRGTLDASGVANRMQARSKYGAKRPKK; the protein is encoded by the coding sequence ATGCCTACAATTCAGCAACTTGTAAAAAAAGGAAGAACATCTAAAAAGTACAAATCAAAATCACCTGCTCTAGGTTATGGATATAACAGTTTACAAAAGAGCGAAAGTGATTACACTTCACCACAAAAACGTGGGGTATGTACTCGTGTTACGACAATGACACCTAAGAAACCTAACTCAGCTTTACGTAAATATGCACGTGTTCGTTTAAGTAACCAAACAGAAGTTACAGCTTATATTCCAGGAATTGGACACTCTTTACAAGAGCATAGTGTGGTTCTAATCCGTGGTGGTCGTGTTAAAGACTTACCTGGTGTACGTTACCACATCGTACGTGGTACACTTGATGCTTCAGGTGTAGCAAATCGTATGCAAGCACGCTCTAAGTATGGAGCAAAACGCCCAAAGAAATAA
- a CDS encoding 8-amino-7-oxononanoate synthase, with protein sequence MDLFKKCYDYDDAKKAREHGYYPYFHVLNTKQDTRVVMEGKEMIMIGSNNYLGLASHPEVIEAAVKATEQYGTGVSGSRFLNGTLDLHIQFEKELAEFLNKEDATIFSTGFQSNLGIISAIAGRNDIIFSDKENHASIYDGTRLSYAEVVRYNHNDMEDLEKKLAKADPNKGKLILTDGVFSMSGDIANLPEIVRLAKQYGSRVMVDDAHGLGVMGEHGRGTAEHFGLEKEVDIIMGTFSKSLASLGGYVAAERDVVDFIRHKSRPYIFSAAIPAANAAAALTALRILKREPERVKALSDISDYMREGLKKRGLELRPSRTPIIPIYTYMPVRTMVACNQLFEHGVYVNPVVPPATPIGECLIRTSYTATHTKEQMDEAIDKIVEVLKGLEDFNE encoded by the coding sequence GATATTATCCTTATTTTCATGTTTTAAATACAAAACAAGATACAAGAGTTGTGATGGAAGGTAAAGAGATGATTATGATTGGCTCTAATAACTACCTTGGACTTGCATCACACCCAGAAGTGATTGAAGCGGCTGTTAAAGCTACTGAACAATATGGAACTGGTGTATCAGGATCTAGATTCCTCAATGGAACGCTTGATCTACATATCCAATTTGAAAAAGAATTAGCAGAATTCTTAAATAAAGAAGATGCTACCATTTTTTCAACGGGATTCCAATCAAACTTAGGTATCATTTCAGCAATCGCTGGAAGAAATGATATTATTTTCTCTGATAAAGAAAATCATGCATCCATCTATGATGGTACAAGATTATCATATGCAGAAGTAGTAAGATATAACCATAACGATATGGAAGACTTAGAAAAGAAGTTAGCTAAAGCTGATCCTAATAAAGGAAAACTCATCTTAACAGATGGCGTCTTTTCAATGAGTGGTGATATCGCAAACCTACCTGAAATCGTAAGACTTGCAAAACAATATGGCTCAAGAGTCATGGTTGATGATGCACACGGTTTAGGTGTGATGGGTGAACATGGTAGAGGAACTGCAGAACATTTTGGATTAGAAAAAGAAGTCGATATTATTATGGGTACTTTCTCTAAATCACTTGCAAGTTTAGGTGGATATGTTGCTGCTGAAAGGGATGTTGTTGATTTTATAAGACATAAATCAAGACCATATATCTTCTCTGCTGCAATTCCTGCTGCAAACGCTGCAGCAGCTCTCACAGCACTTAGAATCTTAAAAAGAGAACCAGAACGTGTAAAAGCTTTAAGTGATATCTCTGATTATATGAGAGAAGGCTTAAAAAAGCGTGGATTAGAACTTAGACCATCAAGAACACCAATCATTCCTATTTATACTTATATGCCAGTTAGAACTATGGTTGCATGTAATCAGTTATTTGAACATGGTGTTTATGTAAACCCAGTCGTTCCACCTGCAACACCAATTGGCGAATGTTTAATTAGAACAAGCTATACTGCAACACATACTAAAGAACAAATGGATGAAGCCATAGATAAAATTGTAGAAGTATTAAAAGGATTGGAAGATTTTAATGAGTAA
- a CDS encoding 30S ribosomal protein S7: MPRKGHIVKRDVLPDPIYQSKLVTRIVNTIMVDGKKGTAQSILYGAFNRVKEVTGREPIEVFNEALNNIMPVLEVRSRRIGGQNYQVPTEVRPSRKTTLGLRWLINYARLRNEKTMEERLAKEIIDASQGLGAAVKKREDVHRMAEANKAFAHYRW; the protein is encoded by the coding sequence ATGCCACGTAAAGGACATATCGTAAAACGAGACGTTTTACCAGATCCAATTTACCAATCAAAATTAGTAACACGTATCGTGAATACAATTATGGTTGACGGTAAAAAAGGAACAGCTCAAAGTATTTTATACGGAGCGTTCAACCGCGTTAAAGAAGTAACAGGACGCGAGCCAATTGAAGTATTTAATGAAGCATTAAATAACATCATGCCGGTATTAGAAGTTCGTTCACGCCGTATCGGTGGACAAAACTATCAGGTACCAACAGAAGTTAGACCTTCAAGAAAAACAACATTAGGATTAAGATGGTTAATCAATTACGCAAGATTACGTAATGAGAAAACTATGGAAGAAAGATTAGCGAAAGAAATCATAGACGCATCACAAGGATTAGGTGCTGCTGTGAAGAAACGTGAAGATGTACACCGCATGGCTGAAGCAAATAAAGCATTTGCTCACTATCGCTGGTAA
- a CDS encoding translation elongation factor G, giving the protein MPRVFPLNKVRNIGIMAHIDAGKTTTTERILFHTGRIHKLGEVHDGAATMDWMAQEQERGITITSAATTAFWKDHKVNIIDTPGHVDFTVEVSRSLRVLDGAVTVLDAQAGVEPQTETVWRQATEYKVPRIVYVNKMDKIGADFARAIKTIHNRLGVKAVPIQWPIGAEAEFDGIIDLLEMKAYHYDGNAEEIATEIEIPAHLADIVEEKRIELIEAVADFDEELMMNYLEGEEVTVEQIKAAIRKGTLAVKFFPVICGTSFKNKGVKLMLDAVIDYLPAPTDVPAILGQDSNGNEIKRKSSDDEPFTALAFKVMTDPYVGRLTFFRVYSGSIKAGSYVQNTNKDNKERFGRILQMHANHREEIAEVFAGDIAAVVGLKNTTTGDTLAMEKDDIILESMVFPEPVINVAIEPKTKQDQEKMNVALVKLAEEDPTFKTFTDHETGQTIIAGMGELHLDIIVDRMKREFKVEANVAEPQVSYRETISEEADIEAKFVRQSGGRGQYGHVVIKFEPNPGKGFEFVDKIVGGVIPREYIPSVLKGLEEALPNGIIAGYPAIDIKATLHYGSYHEVDSSEMAFKIAASMALKDTKTKASPVLLEPIMDVEVVVPNEYVGNVIGDITSRRGRMESQETRGNAAAIRSFVPLSEMFGYATSLRSNTQGRANFVMQFSHYERTPKSIMEEIMKKRGVN; this is encoded by the coding sequence ATGCCTCGTGTATTCCCATTAAATAAAGTGCGTAATATCGGCATTATGGCCCATATTGACGCCGGAAAAACAACAACGACTGAACGTATTCTATTCCACACTGGTAGAATTCATAAACTAGGTGAAGTTCACGATGGTGCAGCTACAATGGACTGGATGGCTCAAGAACAAGAGCGCGGTATTACGATTACTTCAGCTGCTACAACAGCATTCTGGAAAGATCATAAAGTTAATATCATCGACACTCCAGGTCACGTTGACTTTACAGTAGAAGTATCTAGATCACTTCGCGTGCTTGATGGTGCCGTAACAGTACTTGATGCACAAGCAGGGGTTGAACCTCAAACAGAAACCGTTTGGAGACAAGCGACAGAATATAAGGTACCAAGAATTGTTTATGTAAACAAAATGGACAAAATAGGAGCGGATTTTGCTAGAGCAATCAAAACGATTCATAATCGTTTAGGTGTGAAAGCAGTCCCTATCCAGTGGCCGATTGGTGCTGAAGCAGAATTCGATGGTATTATCGACTTACTTGAAATGAAAGCATATCATTATGACGGTAATGCAGAAGAAATCGCTACAGAAATTGAGATACCTGCACATTTAGCTGACATCGTAGAAGAAAAAAGAATTGAACTGATTGAAGCAGTTGCTGATTTTGATGAAGAATTGATGATGAATTACCTTGAAGGTGAAGAAGTCACAGTTGAACAAATCAAAGCAGCAATCAGAAAAGGAACTTTAGCAGTTAAGTTCTTCCCAGTTATCTGTGGAACTTCATTTAAAAATAAAGGTGTTAAATTAATGTTAGATGCTGTTATTGATTATTTACCAGCTCCAACAGATGTACCTGCAATCTTAGGTCAAGATTCTAATGGTAATGAAATTAAACGTAAATCAAGTGATGATGAACCGTTTACTGCATTAGCATTTAAGGTTATGACTGACCCATATGTAGGACGCTTAACATTCTTTAGAGTATATTCAGGTTCTATTAAAGCTGGATCATACGTTCAAAACACAAATAAAGATAACAAAGAAAGATTTGGTCGTATCCTTCAAATGCATGCGAACCACCGTGAAGAAATCGCAGAAGTATTCGCTGGTGACATCGCTGCAGTAGTAGGTCTTAAAAATACGACAACTGGTGACACACTAGCTATGGAAAAAGATGATATCATCTTAGAATCTATGGTGTTCCCAGAGCCAGTTATTAACGTTGCTATCGAGCCTAAGACAAAACAAGATCAAGAAAAGATGAATGTTGCGTTAGTTAAACTTGCTGAAGAAGATCCAACATTTAAGACATTTACAGACCATGAAACAGGTCAAACGATTATTGCTGGTATGGGTGAACTTCACTTAGATATTATTGTAGATCGTATGAAGCGTGAGTTTAAAGTGGAAGCAAACGTTGCTGAACCTCAGGTATCATATCGTGAAACAATTAGTGAAGAAGCTGATATCGAAGCTAAATTTGTTAGACAATCAGGTGGTCGTGGACAATACGGACATGTTGTAATCAAGTTCGAACCAAACCCTGGAAAAGGATTTGAATTCGTTGATAAAATTGTTGGTGGGGTTATTCCTAGAGAATACATTCCATCAGTACTTAAAGGTTTAGAAGAAGCTCTTCCAAATGGTATTATTGCCGGTTATCCAGCAATCGATATTAAAGCGACTCTACATTATGGTTCATACCATGAAGTCGACTCATCAGAAATGGCATTTAAAATCGCAGCTTCTATGGCTTTAAAAGATACAAAAACAAAAGCTTCACCTGTCTTATTAGAACCAATCATGGACGTTGAAGTTGTTGTTCCAAATGAGTATGTAGGTAACGTTATTGGTGATATTACATCAAGACGTGGACGTATGGAATCTCAAGAAACGAGAGGAAATGCAGCAGCAATCCGTTCATTCGTACCACTTTCAGAAATGTTTGGTTATGCAACATCACTTCGTTCAAATACGCAAGGTCGTGCAAACTTCGTAATGCAATTTAGTCATTATGAACGTACTCCAAAATCAATTATGGAAGAAATCATGAAAAAGCGCGGTGTGAATTAA
- a CDS encoding single-stranded DNA-binding protein encodes MINKVILVGRITKDPELKSTQSNINFVNFTIAVNRQFTDQSGERQADFIQCIVWRRQAENLARFIKKGALLGVEGRIQTRTYEADNGTRYITEVVCDSVQFLENKGDQSPADYMEQQAPEVDYSNDDSDEFYETSKQLAAEEDLPF; translated from the coding sequence ATGATTAATAAAGTGATTTTAGTAGGAAGAATTACCAAGGATCCTGAACTTAAATCTACACAATCAAATATTAACTTCGTAAACTTTACAATTGCTGTAAATCGTCAATTTACGGATCAATCAGGCGAAAGACAAGCTGATTTTATTCAATGTATCGTATGGAGACGACAAGCAGAAAATTTAGCACGCTTTATTAAAAAAGGTGCATTACTTGGTGTCGAAGGTCGCATTCAAACAAGAACGTATGAAGCAGACAATGGCACACGCTATATCACAGAAGTTGTTTGTGATTCCGTACAGTTTTTAGAAAATAAGGGTGATCAATCACCTGCTGATTACATGGAACAACAAGCACCTGAAGTAGATTATAGCAATGATGACAGCGATGAGTTTTATGAAACATCAAAACAACTTGCT
- a CDS encoding translation elongation factor Tu, giving the protein MAKQKFERTKPHVNIGTIGHVDHGKTTLTAAITTVLSGKGLAEIKDYASIDSAPEEKERGITINTAHVEYQTENRHYAHVDCPGHADYVKNMITGAAQMDGGILVVSAADGPMPQTREHILLSRQVGVPKLVVFLNKADMVDDEELLDLVEMEVRELLSEYDFPGDDIPVIRGSALGALNGDAKWIGAIEELMEAVDTYIDTPERQTDKPFLMPVEDVFTITGRGTVATGRVERGQVKVGDTVEIVGLTDTKSTVVTGVEMFRKLLDYAEAGDNIGALLRGVSRDQVERGQVLAKPKSVNPHFKFEAQVYVLSKEEGGRHTAFFSNYRPQFYFRTTDVTGVITLQEGTEMVMPGDNTVMTVELIHPIAIEEGTKFSIREGGRTVGAGSVVKIIE; this is encoded by the coding sequence ATGGCAAAACAAAAATTTGAAAGAACAAAACCACATGTTAACATTGGTACAATCGGCCACGTTGACCATGGTAAGACTACTTTAACAGCTGCTATTACAACTGTATTATCAGGAAAAGGTTTAGCAGAAATTAAAGATTATGCATCAATTGATAGTGCTCCAGAAGAAAAAGAACGCGGTATTACAATTAATACAGCACACGTAGAATATCAAACAGAAAATCGTCACTACGCTCACGTAGACTGCCCAGGACATGCTGACTACGTTAAGAACATGATTACAGGTGCTGCACAAATGGACGGCGGTATCTTAGTTGTATCAGCTGCAGACGGCCCTATGCCACAAACTCGTGAACATATCTTATTATCACGTCAAGTTGGTGTACCTAAGCTAGTTGTTTTCTTAAACAAAGCTGATATGGTTGATGATGAAGAATTATTAGACTTAGTAGAAATGGAAGTTCGTGAATTATTATCAGAATATGACTTCCCAGGTGATGACATTCCTGTAATCCGTGGATCTGCACTTGGTGCATTAAACGGTGATGCAAAATGGATTGGCGCTATCGAAGAATTAATGGAAGCTGTTGATACTTATATCGATACTCCAGAACGTCAAACTGACAAACCATTCTTAATGCCAGTTGAAGACGTGTTTACAATTACAGGTCGTGGTACAGTTGCTACTGGACGTGTTGAACGTGGACAAGTTAAAGTTGGTGACACAGTTGAAATCGTTGGTTTAACAGATACTAAATCAACAGTTGTAACTGGTGTTGAAATGTTTAGAAAATTATTAGATTACGCAGAAGCTGGAGATAACATCGGTGCATTACTTAGAGGTGTGAGCCGTGATCAAGTTGAACGTGGTCAAGTATTAGCTAAACCAAAATCAGTAAACCCACACTTCAAGTTCGAAGCACAAGTTTACGTATTATCAAAAGAAGAAGGTGGACGTCATACTGCATTCTTCTCAAACTATCGCCCACAATTCTATTTCCGTACAACTGACGTTACAGGTGTAATTACACTTCAAGAAGGTACAGAAATGGTTATGCCTGGTGATAACACAGTGATGACTGTAGAATTGATTCACCCAATCGCTATCGAAGAAGGAACTAAGTTCTCAATTCGTGAAGGTGGACGTACAGTTGGTGCTGGTTCAGTAGTTAAAATTATTGAATAG